A genomic stretch from Flavobacterium lindanitolerans includes:
- a CDS encoding carboxymuconolactone decarboxylase family protein: protein METRVNILKTAPEAYKAMMGLEKFLASTSLTPIHKELIKIRASQINGCAYCINMHTRDARKMGETEQRIYLLNAWRETQLYTEEEQAILAMTEEITLIQNHLSKATYDNARRLFDEEYIAAIIMMITTINAWNRIAISTEMALD from the coding sequence ATGGAAACCAGAGTAAATATTTTAAAAACGGCTCCTGAGGCCTATAAAGCAATGATGGGGTTAGAGAAATTCCTTGCTTCTACTTCATTAACCCCAATCCACAAAGAACTCATCAAAATCCGCGCTTCGCAAATTAACGGTTGTGCCTACTGTATTAATATGCATACGAGAGACGCCCGTAAAATGGGTGAAACCGAGCAAAGAATCTATCTGTTGAATGCCTGGAGAGAAACCCAACTCTATACAGAAGAAGAGCAGGCAATTTTAGCCATGACCGAAGAGATTACCCTAATCCAGAATCACTTGTCAAAAGCTACCTACGACAATGCCCGAAGATTATTTGACGAAGAATATATTGCTGCTATTATTATGATGATTACGACAATCAATGCGTGGAACCGCATCGCAATTTCTACAGAAATGGCATTAGACTAA